In the Chelonoidis abingdonii isolate Lonesome George chromosome 13, CheloAbing_2.0, whole genome shotgun sequence genome, one interval contains:
- the FN3K gene encoding fructosamine-3-kinase isoform X1: MEKLLKIELKTSILKAFGSAGGGYISQGQSYETDSGRVFVKINHKPQARKMFEGEMASLEAIQKTSTLRVPQPIKVIDLPGEGAMFVMEYLKMKNLSKHPAKLGEQIADLHLHNQKLGEKLKKEGNTVGKGAGHSEPQYLDKFGFHTVTCCGFIQQVNEWQSDWPTFFVCHRLQAQMDLIEKAYGDREARELWSQLKLKIPEMFCDVEIVPALLHGDLWAGNVAEDDFGPIVFDPASFYGHSEFDLAIAGMFGGFSSSFFSAYHSKIPKAPGFEKRNKLYQLFNYINHWNHFGIEYRGSTLNVMRKLLK; the protein is encoded by the exons ATGGAAAAGCTCCTGAAAATCGAACTGAAGACCTCCATTCTGAAGGCATTTGGGAGCGCAGGAGGAGGGTATATTAGCCAAGGGCAGAGCTATGAAACTGACAGCGGGCGAGTGTTTGTGAAAATCAATCACAAGCCTCAG GCTAGAAAAATGTTTGAAGGTGAAATGGCAAGTTTGGAAGCTATCCAGAAAACCAGCACACTGAGGGTGCCCCAGCCCATTAAAGTGATTGACCTTCCAGGAGAGGGTGCGATGTTTGTCATGGAATACCTGAAGATGAAAAATCTCAGCAA ACACCCTGCAAAGCTGGGAGAGCAGATAGCAGATCTTCACCTTCACAACCAGAAACTtggagagaaattaaaaaaggaaggaaacacTGTTG GTAAAGGTGCAGGACATTCTGAACCTCAGTATCTGGATAAATTTGGATTCCATACAGTCACATGCTGTGGCTTTATACAGCAG GTGAATGAATGGCAAAGTGATTGGCCTACTTTCTTTGTATGTCATCGACTCCAAGCTCAAATGGATTTGATTGAGAAAGCTTATGGAGACAGAGAAGCAAGAGAACTGTGGTCACAGCTTAAG ctgaagatTCCTGAGATGTTCTGTGATGTGGAGATTGTCCCCGCTCTTCTTCATGGGGATTTGTGGGCAGGAAATGTTGCTGAGGATGATTTTGGCCCAATTGTCTTTGATCCTGCTTCCTTCTATGGACATTCTGAATTTGACTTAGCGATTGCTGGGATGTTTGGTGGCTTTAGCAGCTCTTTCTTCTCTGCCTATCACAGTAAAATCCCCAAAGCTCCAGGTTTTGAGAAACGAAACAAGTTGTACCAGCTCTTTAATTATATAAACCACTGGAACCATTTTGGGATAGAGTACAGGGGATCTACTCTAAATGTAATGAGAAAGCTCTTAAAATAA
- the FN3K gene encoding fructosamine-3-kinase isoform X2 codes for MEKLLKIELKTSILKAFGSAGGGYISQGQSYETDSGRVFVKINHKPQARKMFEGEMASLEAIQKTSTLRVPQPIKVIDLPGEGAMFVMEYLKMKNLSKHPAKLGEQIADLHLHNQKLGEKLKKEGNTVGKGAGHSEPQYLDKFGFHTVTCCGFIQQVNEWQSDWPTFFVCHRLQAQMDLIEKAYGDREARELWSQLKVAEDS; via the exons ATGGAAAAGCTCCTGAAAATCGAACTGAAGACCTCCATTCTGAAGGCATTTGGGAGCGCAGGAGGAGGGTATATTAGCCAAGGGCAGAGCTATGAAACTGACAGCGGGCGAGTGTTTGTGAAAATCAATCACAAGCCTCAG GCTAGAAAAATGTTTGAAGGTGAAATGGCAAGTTTGGAAGCTATCCAGAAAACCAGCACACTGAGGGTGCCCCAGCCCATTAAAGTGATTGACCTTCCAGGAGAGGGTGCGATGTTTGTCATGGAATACCTGAAGATGAAAAATCTCAGCAA ACACCCTGCAAAGCTGGGAGAGCAGATAGCAGATCTTCACCTTCACAACCAGAAACTtggagagaaattaaaaaaggaaggaaacacTGTTG GTAAAGGTGCAGGACATTCTGAACCTCAGTATCTGGATAAATTTGGATTCCATACAGTCACATGCTGTGGCTTTATACAGCAG GTGAATGAATGGCAAAGTGATTGGCCTACTTTCTTTGTATGTCATCGACTCCAAGCTCAAATGGATTTGATTGAGAAAGCTTATGGAGACAGAGAAGCAAGAGAACTGTGGTCACAGCTTAAGGTAG ctgaagatTCCTGA